From Vicinamibacterales bacterium, a single genomic window includes:
- a CDS encoding UbiX family flavin prenyltransferase, whose amino-acid sequence MQTTDTPRRLIVGITGASGSIFGVRLLEMLQGSGIETHLVMSRWGARTLVLETSYTPEQVNALANVVHPPTDQGASISSGSFVTMGMVIAPCSVRTLAAIAHGLGDHLIHRAADVVLKERRRLVLAVREAPLSEIHLENMLKLSRMGVVISPPVPAFYAKPATIDEMVNYTVIRLLDQLGIHVDTKRWAGLGGSE is encoded by the coding sequence ATGCAGACCACCGACACTCCTCGACGCCTGATCGTGGGCATCACCGGGGCCAGCGGCTCCATTTTCGGCGTGCGGCTGCTCGAAATGCTCCAGGGCTCCGGCATCGAGACGCATCTCGTGATGAGCCGTTGGGGCGCCCGCACGCTCGTACTGGAAACCAGCTACACGCCGGAGCAGGTGAATGCGCTCGCCAACGTCGTGCATCCGCCCACCGACCAGGGCGCGTCGATTTCGAGCGGCTCGTTCGTGACCATGGGCATGGTGATCGCACCGTGCAGCGTCCGCACCCTCGCCGCCATCGCGCATGGCCTCGGCGACCACCTCATCCACCGCGCCGCCGACGTCGTGCTCAAGGAGCGCCGCCGGCTGGTGCTCGCCGTGCGCGAGGCGCCGCTCAGCGAGATCCATCTCGAGAACATGCTCAAGCTGTCGCGCATGGGCGTGGTGATCTCGCCGCCCGTGCCGGCGTTCTACGCGAAGCCCGCGACCATCGACGAGATGGTCAACTACACCGTCATTCGCCTGCTCGATCAGCTTGGGATTCACGTGGATACAAAGCGCTGGGCCGGACTGGGCGGCAGCGAATAG